Part of the Trichoplusia ni isolate ovarian cell line Hi5 chromosome 16, tn1, whole genome shotgun sequence genome, CAGACCCTCCAAAGACATCGAAGAGCTTATGGTATCATGGCACATTAAATCGAGAGGAAGCTGTCAAAACGTTAGAGGAATACTGCAAGCACCACAAGATTGAGGGCAAAGCGTCGGACGGGATCTACCTCGTGCGCTACAGCGAGCGACACACCGGCGCATACGTACTCACCATGCTCAGCGAAAATACACCTTATAACTTTATCATTAGGAAAGAGGTAACTACAACTATTATCTGAAGTACTTTAAGTATAGCCCCACATGTAGACATTTTATAGAAGAATAAAGTTAGGAAAGTTGAAACATGAATGTGcatcaataattttaactacAAGAATGCTGTACAAAACTCAATCTTACTCCATTAAAATAAGGGTGTTATTGGCAGAAATAAGCATGAAGTATCTTATAACTTAAATTGCAATTTCAGAATAGCTGGCTGTTTATAGACGATGGGCCATACTTGGAATCTCTAGAGAGACTGATTGAGCACTACAGTACAGTGCCTGACGGTCTCCCTACTCGACTGACCACTGCTGTGCCGCCGAAACCTAAACCACCACTACCTGAAGTAAGTGCAAACATCTAAAAAGCTactaaagtaaaaagttttattagtaGGATGTGCGGCTAAAGCGACTCTGTAATCAATCTGAACTATAAATTAAAGATCACAATGTTACTTTGAAAGTGATATGTAAACAGACATTTTCACTCTTTGTCTGGTCCGAAATACTATCtctaaaaaaatagttaaattgaTCCTTTTCCTATTAGGAATACCCCACTAACAAGTAAAACATAACATTCTTTCCTTTTTCCAGTTTTCTACCATGCCACGCACCAAAAAGTTGGCATCAAGTCGGGCAACCGTAAACCAGTCTCTCTCGCTAGTCAAACACGACATCTTAAGCGATAAGCAACTCTCCGCGCAAACCTCACCGCCGTCAGCCActatacagaacaataacatGTTCGAACTCCTTACAAGGAATCTCTCTTTCTCATCTGATTTCAACAACGACAGTCTGAACAACAACGATGAACCGACGGAAGATAATGATACGTATAAGGTGCCCGCGAATAACAGTGCAGTGGCCACGTTAGCTGAAAATTATAACGAAATATCTATTAACTCTGATGGCCAATTGTCTACACTGCAAGGTATGTAAATTTTAGCGatacattgtaaaatattgttaataaaatcaaaaaaatctgcgttcattcttataaaaatggataaaaaaaaaacaatcgctACTTTTCGATTATGATggataaataaatgtacatttcTCACATTAGTCAAAAAAACGTTAACACTTCTCGTAAAACTTCAAGCATCGTCGAAATTATAGTACTAACAGTAACAGCTCTCCCTACTGCACCCTgtttaaaacatcaaacaaataGCGACcgacaaaaatatctaaaatcgCATGTATCCCTCAATTCATAAATGATactttaaattatagttttttaaattgtattgtttatgtaCAGAATTCATCCCCATGAGCGACCTGACCCTGGGCGCGGTGCTGGGCGAGGGCGAGTTCGGGTCGGTGCTGCGCGCGAcgctggcggcgggcggcggcggcgcgggagGTGGCGGCGCGGGGCTGCCCGTGGCCGTCAAGACGCTGCACGTGCAGCACACCGACACCAACAAGGACGACTTCCTGGCCGAGGCCAAGCTCATGATGGCCGTCAGGCATCGCTGCATCGTCAGGCTCATCGGCGTCTCACTTGTAAGTCACAGGCTCAATTAGACCTTATTAAGAAGCGCTGTAGTGCTAAATCTGTCTGAATTTCAAATACTCAAGTAAATTTAATAAGtgaataaaatagttaatatcAGAAAAAATTGTCGATTTCGATCTTGTAAACACGGTTATGAGTAAAGGAATTCAGGCTACAAAATGAATCTGCAGTCAATCAATCTTAGATATGCAGTAGCACAGTCATGCAGAGAactgatttgatttgaaatacaTCTTATCTATAACAAACTATCACATATTAACCTACCCCAATGACACAAATCTGTCTGATTATATTAAGTAGACAAGTAAAGCCTACATtgatgtaacaaacaaaaatattttatgattgttcaatattgatacaaataatttttcaagaGATAGTAGGGTATTCTTCTGTACTAAAAGAATTAAATGTAAGATGAGGTTTGCACTAAGATATTCTATAATGTGATTTGTGGGCTGTGGCATATCTTCGTAATAGCACAAAGCACATtcagatttaaaacaaatgttttcttataaaattatagaattaCTTTTTAGTGTCTCTAATGTACCTAATAAACgaagtttttaaaatgtttcaacCTTATCTATAAAGTGCCTTTACTCCTGTCCAGGGCCCGCCTCTAGCGATGGTGCAGGAGCTGGTCCCGCTGGGGTCGCTGCTGGAGTTCCTGCTGCGCCACCCCGACAAGGCGTCGCCGGGCTACGAGCTGCGGCTGTGGGCCTGCCAGGTGGCCGCCGGCATGCGGTATCTGGAGAGGAGGCGCTTCGTACACAGGGACCTCGCCGCCAGGAACATCCTGCTGGCTAGCAGGTAGATACTACATATTCCCGCATACGTGTTAGCAACATATGCGTAAACATAGATAAATGTCAAGCATTGACTGCATTTTGCTTGTAATTTCCATTCTCTAGCACCTTTATTATCATTATGTTTAACATGTTATCTTATCTACTTTCTTGTTGCGCTTTGTTTACACTTGAATaactttaatgtaaataaatctttgatgaatatattttgatgCCAAGCAGATCGTAATGAAATTACTTATGTTCCGAATGTTT contains:
- the LOC113501693 gene encoding tyrosine-protein kinase HTK16 isoform X3; this translates as MACISGFLELICVKFRATEAGDFNIVSQMLACGYRSRDAKNQDGQTAVHIAARAGRDNILAKLIESGATVNVRDSFGYTPLHYTCQNNLPSTTELLITKGNANYQMRHAPTGKVPLHDAAQRGHIECIKVLLKLKAPAHARTLAHDTPADLAKHYGHTECYQLLKNYQPDPPKTSKSLWYHGTLNREEAVKTLEEYCKHHKIEGKASDGIYLVRYSERHTGAYVLTMLSENTPYNFIIRKENSWLFIDDGPYLESLERLIEHYSTVPDGLPTRLTTAVPPKPKPPLPEFSTMPRTKKLASSRATVNQSLSLVKHDILSDKQLSAQTSPPSATIQNNNMFELLTRNLSFSSDFNNDSLNNNDEPTEDNDTYKVPANNSAVATLAENYNEISINSDGQLSTLQEFIPMSDLTLGAVLGEGEFGSVLRATLAAGGGGAGGGGAGLPVAVKTLHVQHTDTNKDDFLAEAKLMMAVRHRCIVRLIGVSLGPPLAMVQELVPLGSLLEFLLRHPDKASPGYELRLWACQVAAGMRYLERRRFVHRDLAARNILLASRHQAKISDFGLSRALSTDSSYYRASQGGKWPIKWYAPESYNYGTFSHASDVWSYGVTLWEMFSYGKQPYGDLRGIEAIQIVESGQRLERPEDCPDEIYQVMLDCWRYSPDSRPTFSQLVDVFSQHPDYVNISQLALENEDANI